GGCGGCGCCGGCTGCGGCTGGGCGACCGGCATCGTGTTATGGGTGAACTGCCTCTTGCTCGGCGGCTATATCGCGCGCCACCGCTACTTCAAGCCGTTCGGCCTGTTCGAACGGTTCGATCCGCCCGACTTCGCGCGCCTTCGCGAATTTTTGAAGCTCGGCGTGCCGATCGGGCTGTCCTTCTTCGTCGAGGTCAGCCTGTTCTCGCTGATCGCGCTGTTGATCGCCCAGTTCGGCACCGTCGTCGTCGCCAGCCACCAGGCGGTGATCAACGTGTCGAGCATCGCCTACATGGTGCCGCAGAGCCTCGCCGTCGCGATCTCGGTGCGCGTCGGCCAGGCGAACGGCGCCGGCGACTACCGGCGCGCGCGCTTCGTGTCGGGCGTCGGCCTCGTCGTCGGGCTCGCCGGTGCGCTGATCACGATGGCCGGCGTACTCGGCGCGCGCCACGGCATCATCGGCCTCTACAGCAACGATGCGCGCGTGATCGCGATCGGCGCGAGCCTGCTCGTCTACTCGGCGGTGTTCCAGCTGGTCGACGCGGCGCAGTCGGTCGCCTCCGGCGCGCTGCGCGGCTACAAGCTGACCACCGTGCCGATGATCATCCACACGCTGTCGTTCTGGGGCGTCGGTCTCGGCCTCGGCATCCTGCTCGGCCTGACCGACTGGCTGCGCCCGGCGATGGGGGTGTACGGCTTCTGGAGCGCGCTCGTCGCAAGCCTGGTCGCCGCCGCCGTCCTGTTGATCGTCTACCTCGCCTTCGAGAGCCGCAGACGCCTGCAACGGCAAAACGTTTAGGACACGCATGAGCCTCACCTTTCACGAGCGCGTGTCGCTCAAGCCGTACAACACCTTCGGCATCGCCGTGTCGGCGCGCCGCTTCACGACGCTGCACGACCTTGACGACCTGCCGGCGCTGCTCGACTGCGCCCCGTACCGCGAAGGCCCGGTGCTGTTTCTCGGCGGCGGCAGCAACCTCTTGTTCACCCGCGACTACCCGGGCCTCGTCGTCAAACTGGAGCTGTCCGGCGTGCGCGTGCTCGCCGAAGACGAGACCGGCGTGCTGGTCGAAGCCGCCGCCGGCGAGGCGTGGCACCCGTTCGTAAGATTAACGTTGGCCGAGGGCTGGTCGGGGCTCGAGAACCTCAGCCTGATCCCCGGCACCGTCGGCGCCGCGCCGATCCAGAACATCGGCGCCTACGGCGCAGAGGTGAAGGACACGATAGAAGCCGTCGTCTGCGCCGACCTCGACAACGGCGGCGCCGAAGTCGTACTCGGCAACGCCGATTGCCGCTTCGCCTACCGCGACAGCGTGTTCAAGCGCGAGGCGGCCGGCCGGCTGCTGGTGACCGCGGTGCGCTTCAGATTGTCGAAGACGCCCGACGTCAAGACCGGCTACGGCGACATCGCCGGCGAACTCGCGCGCATGGGCATCGAGGGCGAACCGACGCCGCTTAACGTCAGCGAAGCGGTGATCCGCATCCGCTCGAGCAAACTGCCCGACCCGGCCGAGCTCGGCAACGCCGGCAGCTTCTTCAAGAATCCAATTGTCGACGCAACGTTGGCCGAGCAGCTCGTTGAACGCTTTCCGGCGATGCCGCACTACCCGGCAGGCGAAGGCCGCGTGAAGCTCGCCGCCGGCTGGCTGATCGATGCGGCTGGCCTCAAGGGCTATAGAGAAGGCGACGCGGCGGTGCACGACAGGCAGGCGCTGGTGCTGGTCAACCACGGCGGCGCGAGCGGCGTTGAGATCCGCGCGCTCGCGCAAAAGGTGCAGGACACGGTGTTCGAACGCTACGGCGTCGCGCTGGAGCCGGAGCCTATCGTGCTCTGACGCGCGCTTTTCCCCTGCAAAAAAGCTCGGCCAACCTTAGCAAGGTTGGCCGAGCTTTTTTCGTTTCCGACGTTCGACAGCACCCTTTCGCCGCCGGCCGGCTGTTGTCAAAACCCAACAGGAGAATCGCCCCATATCGGACAGCTTGTCGCAAAAAACACCCTGATTTCTACTGAACGTCCAATTATCCGTACCTGTCTATAGAGGTGACGGAGGGGCCGGTCAATGATTTTTGACCTTATGTCGACAACGCCACTAGCATAAGTGACCGTACCCCATCGCAATAGACAGGAGAACCGCCATGCTCGCCCACCCCGACCGCAAGTACCGAGCGTTCCAAGCCGTCGCGCTGCCCGACCGCCGCTGGCCGGACGCGCACCTGACTGCTGCGCCGCTCTGGATGAGCACCGACCTGCGCGACGGCAACCAGGCGCTGATCGAACCGATGAACGCCGAGAAGAAACTGCGGCTGTTCGAGACGCTGATCGCCGCCGGCTTCAAGGAGATCGAGGTCGCCTTCCCGTCGGCGTCGCAGACCGACTTCGACTTCGTGCGCCGCCTGATCGAAGACGGCCACATCCCCATTGACGTGACGATCGAGGTGCTGACGCAGTCGCGCGACGAGCTGATCGAGCGCACCTTCGAGTCGCTGAAGGGCGCGCGCCGCGCCATCGTCCACCTCTATAACGCGGTCGCCGAACCGTGGCGCCGCATCGTGTTCCACGCGAGCCGCGACGAGGTGAAGGCGATCGCCGTGCGCGGCGCCGAAAAGATGAAGGCGCTCGCCGACGCGAACCCGGGCACCGAATGGGTGTTCGAGTACTCGCCCGAGACCTTCTCGGCGGCCGAGATCGACTTCGCGCTCGAAGTGGTCGACGCCGTGTCCGAAGTCTGGCAACCGACGTCCGAACGCAAGATGATCGTCAACCTGCCGGCGACGGTCGAGATGGCGACGCCGAACACCTACGCCGACCAGATCGAGTGGATGCACCGGAACATGGCGCGCCGCGACGCCATCATCCTGTCGGTCCACCCGCACAACGACCGCGGCACCGGCGTCGCGGCGGCGGAACTGGCGCTGATGGCCGGCGCCGAACGCGTCGAGGGCTGCCTGTTCGGCAACGGCGAACGCACCGGCAACGTCGATATCGTCACGCTGGCCTTGAACCTGTACAGCCAGGGCGTGCCCCCGGGGCTCGACTTCTCCGACATCGACGCGGTGCGCCACGTCGCCGAGGAATGCACCGGCCTGCCGGTCCACCCGCGCCACCCGTACGTCGGCGACCTGGTGTTCACCGCGTTCTCCGGCTCGCACCAGGACGCGATCAAGAAGGGCATGAACGCGCAAAAACCGGATGCGGTCTGGGAAGTGCCCTACCTGCCGATCGACCCGGCCGACCTCGGCCGCAGCTACGACGCGATCATCCGCGTCAACAGCCAGTCGGGCAAAGGCGGCGTCAGCTACCTGTTGCAGCACGAGCACGGCTTCGACCTGCCGCGCCGCTTGCAGATCGAGTTCAGCCGCGCGATCCAGCGCGTCAGCGACCTGACCGGTTCCGAGGTCACCGGCGACGACATCTTCCACCTGTTCGCCAGCGAATACCTCGAACAGACGCAGCCTTTCGGCTACCGCGGCCACCACGCGACGCGCGGCGAGCACGACGTGAAGATCGAGGCCGAGCTGACCCTTTCAGGCGAGAAGAAGACGCTTGCCGGCCACGGCAGCGGCCCGCTCGACGCCTTCGTCAACGCGCTCGGCTACCCGATCGCCGTGATCGACTACCACGAGCACGCGCTGGGCAGCGGTTCGGCGGCGCGCGCGGTGTGCTACATCGAGATGCGCGTCGCGGGCGGCGCGACGCGCTACGGCGTCGGCGTCGACAAGGACATCGTGTCGGCGGCCTTGCGCGCGCTGCTGTCGGGCCTCAACCGCCACTGCCTCACCGAAGGGATGCCAAAGGCGGCCGTGCTGGCCACCGAAGCGAAATAAGCGCGGCGCCAGAAATCGGCAAAACGCTCGGCCAACCTCACGAAGGTTGGCCGAGCTTTTTTACATCCCCGCCTGGTCGCGGCGCCCGCCCGCAC
This DNA window, taken from Crenobacter cavernae, encodes the following:
- a CDS encoding MATE family efflux transporter; protein product: MLFELNRASRQEIGLEAKSILKLALPMMIAQIAQVATGFVDMVMAGQVGTDDLAAVSLGASVFIMSYVTLMGVVSALNPILSHQLGAGEHESIGATGRQGLWLGLFLGLVGMLVMLGSRPVLAAWLTLPAHVVDMVNLFVTGAALGMPAAMMHRSLHAYASSLNRPKPIMFMSLACLALVVPLNYVLIHGLFGLPAMGGAGCGWATGIVLWVNCLLLGGYIARHRYFKPFGLFERFDPPDFARLREFLKLGVPIGLSFFVEVSLFSLIALLIAQFGTVVVASHQAVINVSSIAYMVPQSLAVAISVRVGQANGAGDYRRARFVSGVGLVVGLAGALITMAGVLGARHGIIGLYSNDARVIAIGASLLVYSAVFQLVDAAQSVASGALRGYKLTTVPMIIHTLSFWGVGLGLGILLGLTDWLRPAMGVYGFWSALVASLVAAAVLLIVYLAFESRRRLQRQNV
- the leuA gene encoding 2-isopropylmalate synthase is translated as MLAHPDRKYRAFQAVALPDRRWPDAHLTAAPLWMSTDLRDGNQALIEPMNAEKKLRLFETLIAAGFKEIEVAFPSASQTDFDFVRRLIEDGHIPIDVTIEVLTQSRDELIERTFESLKGARRAIVHLYNAVAEPWRRIVFHASRDEVKAIAVRGAEKMKALADANPGTEWVFEYSPETFSAAEIDFALEVVDAVSEVWQPTSERKMIVNLPATVEMATPNTYADQIEWMHRNMARRDAIILSVHPHNDRGTGVAAAELALMAGAERVEGCLFGNGERTGNVDIVTLALNLYSQGVPPGLDFSDIDAVRHVAEECTGLPVHPRHPYVGDLVFTAFSGSHQDAIKKGMNAQKPDAVWEVPYLPIDPADLGRSYDAIIRVNSQSGKGGVSYLLQHEHGFDLPRRLQIEFSRAIQRVSDLTGSEVTGDDIFHLFASEYLEQTQPFGYRGHHATRGEHDVKIEAELTLSGEKKTLAGHGSGPLDAFVNALGYPIAVIDYHEHALGSGSAARAVCYIEMRVAGGATRYGVGVDKDIVSAALRALLSGLNRHCLTEGMPKAAVLATEAK
- the murB gene encoding UDP-N-acetylmuramate dehydrogenase; this translates as MSLTFHERVSLKPYNTFGIAVSARRFTTLHDLDDLPALLDCAPYREGPVLFLGGGSNLLFTRDYPGLVVKLELSGVRVLAEDETGVLVEAAAGEAWHPFVRLTLAEGWSGLENLSLIPGTVGAAPIQNIGAYGAEVKDTIEAVVCADLDNGGAEVVLGNADCRFAYRDSVFKREAAGRLLVTAVRFRLSKTPDVKTGYGDIAGELARMGIEGEPTPLNVSEAVIRIRSSKLPDPAELGNAGSFFKNPIVDATLAEQLVERFPAMPHYPAGEGRVKLAAGWLIDAAGLKGYREGDAAVHDRQALVLVNHGGASGVEIRALAQKVQDTVFERYGVALEPEPIVL